The following are encoded in a window of Phaseolus vulgaris cultivar G19833 chromosome 3, P. vulgaris v2.0, whole genome shotgun sequence genomic DNA:
- the LOC137807114 gene encoding protein FATTY ACID EXPORT 2, chloroplastic, which produces MAESVGVGGLGVTGSTLPSFSLTRHHTSTPNISLFFRSQSHFPAFRYFTRYNPHLYAAVTSDSKATSLDLTQPDLDHTGGGSDGKGNGNGSGGGGGGGSGGGEGADNNKGEEGSDSDKKKMAMLMSQKFTLAYAALVGVGGVMGFLKSGSQKSLLAGGLSASLLYYVFTELPGRPVFASSVGLGISAALLGVMGSRFKKSGKVFPAGVVSLVSLIMTGGYLHGIMRTAH; this is translated from the exons ATGGCAGAGAGTGTAGGTGTAGGTGGATTGGGTGTTACAGGTTCAACTCTTCCCTCATTCTCTCTTACTAGACATCACACATCCACTCCCAACATCTCCTTATTCTTTCGCTCTCAATCTCATTTCCCTGCTTTCCGTTACTTCACGCGTTACAATCCCCACCTCTACGCCGCTGTCACTTCCGACTCCAAGGCCACTTCGCTTGACCTAACTCAGCCCGATCTCGATCATACCGGCGGCGGTTCCGACGGTAAAGGAAACGGTAACGGCTCTGGTGGCGGTGGCGGCGGAGGGAGCGGAGGAGGAGAAGGAGCTGATAACAACAAGGGCGAGGAAGGATCGGATAGTGACAAGAAGAAAATGGCTATGTTAATGTCCCAGAAATTCACTCTAGCTTATGCTGCACTCGTCGGAG TGGGTGGTGTAATGGGTTTTCTCAAGAGCGGCAGTCAGAAGTCACTTTTGGCCGGGGGTTTGTCTGCATCACTGCTATATTATGTTTTTACTGAGCTACCTGGAAGGCCTGTTTTTGCGTCATCTGTGGGCCTTG GGATATCTGCTGCACTTCTTGGGGTGATGGGTTCTCGTTTCAAGAAATCAGGGAAGGTCTTTCCAGCAGGTGTTGTGTCACTTGTGTCGCTTATAATGACTGGTGGTTACTTGCATGGAATTATGCGTACTGCCCACTAG